From a single Nostoc sp. MS1 genomic region:
- a CDS encoding transposase translates to MGLFPPGKGGGEGVKYGHKGKGILIHTLTDGNGMPLANRTTPANGSETDQVIPLLDSVKVKTNRPGRPRKRVKVLAADKGYDSKDKRAALRKRGIRPQLPRACLEESKKSG, encoded by the coding sequence ATGGGTCTTTTTCCCCCTGGCAAAGGTGGCGGTGAAGGCGTTAAGTACGGTCATAAAGGTAAGGGAATTTTAATACACACCTTAACTGATGGTAATGGTATGCCCTTGGCTAATCGCACAACTCCAGCCAACGGTAGTGAAACAGATCAAGTGATACCACTGTTAGATAGTGTCAAAGTTAAAACGAATAGACCCGGTAGACCTCGTAAACGTGTTAAAGTTCTGGCTGCTGACAAAGGCTATGATTCCAAGGACAAACGGGCTGCATTGCGTAAACGTGGAATCAGACCTCAATTGCCGCGCGCGTGTTTGGAAGAATCGAAAAAATCGGGGTAG
- a CDS encoding transposase, producing the protein MAGKFEGLSDMEWKLFEDIFPKEPENRGRGMPHAPFRHVLNTLLYILITGCRWCDAPTGEIWASKSAAHRWLQRWETDGTLESLQARILGIAEERSLINWNYGAVDGSFSPWQRWR; encoded by the coding sequence ATGGCGGGGAAATTTGAAGGGTTAAGTGATATGGAGTGGAAGTTGTTTGAAGATATATTCCCCAAGGAACCAGAAAACAGAGGAAGGGGAATGCCTCATGCACCATTTCGTCATGTACTGAACACGTTATTGTATATATTGATAACAGGATGCCGTTGGTGTGATGCTCCCACAGGAGAAATCTGGGCATCAAAAAGTGCAGCGCACAGATGGTTGCAACGTTGGGAAACGGACGGAACTTTGGAAAGTTTACAAGCAAGGATACTAGGAATTGCAGAGGAAAGAAGCCTAATCAACTGGAATTACGGTGCTGTTGATGGGTCTTTTTCCCCCTGGCAAAGGTGGCGGTGA
- a CDS encoding IS701 family transposase, which translates to MRLVDEYCAEYKDLFKEVRNYECFKYLHLGIISPIKRKSLPEIAKVVSINSAQSLHHFIANSYWSVNELKSRRLKKIKRALNGQTITVVIDETGDRKKGKKTDYVARQYLGSVGKVDKGIVSVNAYGVYANITFPLIFKVFKPKGTLKDSDKYKTKIELASEIITELMELDFNIELVLADSLYGESSQFIRKLAEYGLGYVVSIRSNHGVWLPAGQSVRANKWCKFERTFSNQKSETRYIREIVYGKKGAITYWEITTDPETMPENSTSFVMTNLSGNLKKILGDLYGLRTWVEYGFWQCKQELGWTDYRFTNFQHIEKWWEIIFCVYTMISLSSPPFLSLNQAPSETEIHDSACISCVDFSNHKQWNHDSGWKNTLNNLRLIVQPLLLFWLIYPWLNVFPNSDLLLGFNHLIFTMNQFKPFFSSG; encoded by the coding sequence TTGCGCCTCGTAGATGAATATTGTGCAGAGTACAAAGACCTGTTCAAAGAAGTAAGAAATTATGAATGTTTCAAATATTTACACTTAGGCATAATTTCACCAATCAAAAGAAAATCATTACCAGAGATAGCAAAAGTAGTCAGTATAAACTCAGCCCAATCATTACATCATTTTATAGCCAATTCATACTGGTCAGTAAATGAGTTGAAGAGCCGAAGATTAAAGAAAATAAAAAGAGCATTAAATGGTCAGACAATTACGGTAGTAATAGATGAAACCGGAGACAGAAAAAAAGGTAAAAAGACAGATTATGTAGCTAGACAATATTTAGGAAGTGTGGGAAAAGTAGATAAAGGGATAGTTTCAGTTAACGCTTATGGAGTTTATGCCAACATAACTTTCCCATTAATTTTCAAAGTATTTAAACCAAAAGGAACACTAAAGGATTCAGATAAATATAAAACTAAAATAGAGTTAGCATCAGAAATAATTACAGAGTTAATGGAATTAGATTTCAATATTGAATTAGTATTGGCTGATAGTTTGTATGGTGAAAGTAGCCAATTTATTAGAAAACTGGCTGAATATGGCTTAGGTTATGTGGTATCAATCAGAAGTAATCATGGAGTCTGGCTGCCAGCAGGGCAGAGCGTTAGGGCGAATAAGTGGTGCAAATTTGAAAGAACATTTAGTAACCAAAAATCAGAAACTAGATATATTAGAGAAATAGTTTATGGTAAAAAAGGAGCCATAACTTACTGGGAAATAACAACTGATCCAGAAACTATGCCAGAAAATTCTACTTCATTTGTCATGACTAATCTTTCAGGGAACCTCAAGAAAATTTTAGGCGACTTATATGGGTTAAGAACTTGGGTAGAATATGGTTTTTGGCAGTGTAAACAGGAACTGGGCTGGACAGACTACAGATTTACAAATTTTCAACATATTGAGAAATGGTGGGAGATTATTTTTTGTGTCTACACAATGATTAGTTTAAGTTCTCCACCTTTCTTATCCTTAAATCAAGCTCCTTCTGAAACAGAAATACATGACAGTGCTTGTATTAGTTGTGTAGATTTCTCTAACCATAAACAATGGAATCATGATTCTGGATGGAAGAATACTTTAAATAATCTTCGTTTAATTGTTCAACCTCTTTTATTATTTTGGTTGATTTATCCCTGGCTAAATGTTTTTCCCAATTCCGATTTATTGCTTGGATTTAATCACCTAATTTTTACAATGAACCAATTTAAACCTTTTTTCTCTTCTGGATAA
- a CDS encoding ABC transporter transmembrane domain-containing protein, with protein MLAYTVEGERPVALLPVGSDRYEVFSPHERRRIPVNIDTARLISPIAYMLYRPFPERVLKTVDVIKFALRGRDRDILTVLVLGVISTLLGMLTPQATGILIDKAIPDANRGILLQIGLGLLAVTFGNAVFNLVQNIAIARIETVLEVQNQAAVWDRLLKLRVSFFRKYSTGDLQSRVSAIAQIHKLLSSNIIGTIFSSFFAPRR; from the coding sequence TTGTTAGCATACACCGTAGAAGGCGAGCGCCCAGTGGCTTTATTACCTGTAGGTAGCGATCGCTATGAAGTTTTTAGTCCTCACGAACGCCGTCGCATCCCTGTCAATATTGACACAGCAAGATTAATTTCTCCAATTGCTTATATGCTTTATCGCCCGTTTCCCGAACGGGTACTAAAAACAGTAGATGTTATCAAGTTTGCTTTGCGCGGACGCGATCGAGATATTTTGACCGTGCTAGTGTTAGGGGTTATTTCTACTTTGCTAGGAATGCTTACCCCCCAAGCAACAGGGATTTTGATTGATAAAGCAATTCCGGATGCCAATCGGGGAATTTTATTACAAATTGGTTTGGGTTTATTAGCAGTTACTTTTGGGAATGCAGTTTTTAATTTAGTTCAAAATATTGCGATCGCTCGAATTGAAACTGTACTAGAGGTGCAAAACCAAGCCGCAGTTTGGGATCGGTTATTAAAGTTACGAGTATCTTTTTTTCGTAAATATTCGACTGGCGACTTGCAATCTCGCGTTTCGGCGATCGCCCAAATTCACAAACTTCTCAGCAGTAACATTATCGGCACAATATTTTCTAGCTTTTTTGCGCCTCGTAGATGA